From one Mobula birostris isolate sMobBir1 chromosome 20, sMobBir1.hap1, whole genome shotgun sequence genomic stretch:
- the LOC140185002 gene encoding probable G-protein coupled receptor 139, producing MSSTLDGYRSVQKILYVFIAVIGVPVNLLAIVILSRGKCGLSACTTRYLVAMAAADLLTIVFEIILFRIKKYYFMSSFLNITPMCSVINVLRYAATDCSVWFTVTFTFDRFVAICCQKLKTKYCTGKTAAVVLTTTGVLYCLKNIPRYFLWEPKVIIDNVPWFCNLRDKVITDPGWVAQAWVETVLTPLLPFAGILLLNALTVRHILVASRVRKGLKGQSNGENRSDPELESRRRSVVLLFTLSGSFVSLWMTLIVNFIYYQVKAMGFNFNDSEWVFHNFGVLLRNFSLCTNTVIYAVTQSKFREQVISAVKYPIISVLQLINKDAP from the exons ATGTCTTCAACGTTGGATGGTTACAGAAGTGTGCAGAAAATTTTGTACGTGTTTATTGCCGtcattggagttcctg tgaATTtactggcgattgtgatcctgtcccgtggaaagtgcggcctctctgcctgcaccactcgctacctggtggccatggcagcggccgatctactGACTATTGTCTTCGAGATCATTTTGTTTCGAATTAAAAAATATTATTTCATGTCCAGTTTTCTAAACATTACCCCCATGTGCAGCGTTATCAATGTACTCAGGTAcgcagccacagactgttctgtctggttcaccgttactttcacctttgatcggtttgtcgccatttgctgccagaagctgaaaacaaaatattgcaccgggaaaactgcggctgtggttctaacaACAACCGGCGTACTGTACTGTCTGAAAAACATTCCCCGATACTTCCTCTGGGAACCCAAAGTGATCATCGACAATGTGCCGTGGTTCTGTAACCTCAGGGACAAAGTTATCACTGACCCCGGGTGGGTAGCACAGGCTTGGGTGGAGACTGTTTTAACTCCGTTGctccctttcgctgggatcctgctgctcaacgctctgacagtcaggcacattttagtggccagtcgggtccgcaAGGGACTGAAGGGTCAGAGCAACGgcgagaaccgcagtgacccggagctggagagcaggaggaggtctgtggttttactcttcactctATCGGGCAGCTTCGTCTCACTGTGGATGACACTGATCGTAAATTTTATATATTATCAGGTCAAAGCAATGGGTTTCaatttcaatgattctgaatggGTATTTCACAATTTCGGCGTTTTGCTGAGGAATTTTAGCTTGTGCACGAACACAGTTATTTACGCagtgactcagtcgaaattcagggagcaggtgatcagcGCGGTGAAATATCCGATCATTTCTGTGCTACAGTTGATTAATAAAGACGCGCCCTGA